One window from the genome of Salvia splendens isolate huo1 chromosome 9, SspV2, whole genome shotgun sequence encodes:
- the LOC121747636 gene encoding uncharacterized protein LOC121747636 has protein sequence MLFLYLGSYPPYRNIESRIFLNLMNAERFLEPFGTETLDNFKNRKAYDFFVSQSFVSLSTQYNLFRCNFNAQSWFSEYVLRVHTCWQHFCKKEATRIKFLHVLQSYDDDVKDQRRLCAHCITLFSFKEVYDAIKNDCASTVRSLLCLGPVYHYALPLHAMDFKLLKVLDARHVRFYLIPLEIFKLICLKYLSLTCNQELPDSISNLFHLQFLVICRYVYLKKRGALSFMPAEVWNMQELQHIEVWGKDLPTPDDSAVALDRLSSLIGVTEKSCTREILKRIPNLNALRIEVELQPYDDRNSLSNLGYISEELQKLGTLKYAVMNPDMKRERMVPLSMFPSSLRSLHLNGLGCPWEHLNDIGSMLPNLVDLTLHDYAFRSPKWNIESGSFLKLEKVVIEDTDLVQLIAQHGSLPMLELLSIRHCYKLQQLEWTCDPSKVKATTIELVDCNPLAVASAKKLRPESVFKVLCHSSF, from the coding sequence atgttatTTTTGTATTTGGGATCTTACCCTCCATATAGAAATATTGAATCACGCATCTTCTTAAACCTGATGAATGCAGAGCGGTTTCTTGAACCTTTTGGTACAGAAACTTTGGATAATTTTAAGAACAGAAAAGCTTATGATTTTTTTGTGTCTCAATCATTCGTATCCCTTTCTACCCAGTACAACCTCTTTCGATGCAATTTCAATGCACAATCTTGGTTTTCAGAGTATGTGCTTCGTGTGCATACTTGCTGGCAGCACTTTTGTAAGAAAGAGGCAACTAGGATTAAGTTTTTGCATGTTTTACAAAGCTACGATGATGATGTGAAAGATCAACGTCGGTTATGTGCCCATTGCATCACATTATTTTCCTTCAAAGAAGTGTATGATGCAATAAAAAATGATTGTGCCTCCACTGTCCGTTCTCTACTTTGTCTTGGCCCTGTTTATCATTATGCACTGCCATTACATGCAATGGATTTCAAGTTGCTCAAGGTATTGGATGCTCGACATGTCCGATTTTATCTTATCCCACTTGAAATTTTTAAACTAATTTGTCTAAAGTACCTTTCTCTAACTTGCAACCAAGAGCTCCCTGATTCTATATCCAACCTTTTTCACCTTCAATTCTTGGTTATCTGTCGATATGTGTACCTTAAAAAGCGTGGAGCTTTGTCATTTATGCCGGCGGAAGTATGGAACATGCAAGAACTACAACATATTGAGGTATGGGGAAAAGACCTACCTACCCCTGATGATTCTGCTGTTGCTTTGGATAGACTTTCCAGTCTTATTGGCGTGACTGAAAAGAGTTGCACAAGAGAAATTCTCAAGAGAATCCCTAATTTAAATGCATTAAGAATCGAGGTAGAATTGCAACCTTATGATGATAGAAACTCATTGAGTAACTTGGGTTACATATCAGAGGAACTCCAGAAATTGGGAACACTCAAATATGCAGTGATGAATCCTGATATGAAGCGTGAGCGTATGGTTCCTCTATCAATGTTCCCATCAAGTTTGAGAAGCTTGCATTTGAATGGCTTAGGGTGTCCATGGGAGCACTTGAATGACATTGGTTCGATGCTACCAAATCTTGTGGACCTCACATTACATGACTATGCCTTTCGAAGCCCCAAGTGGAATATTGAATCAGGGAGTTTTTTGAAACTGGAGAAAGTTGTAATTGAGGACACCGATTTGGTGCAATTGATAGCTCAGCACGGAAGTCTCCCAATGCTCGAACTCCTAAGCATACGCCATTGCTACAAATTACAACAACTCGAATGGACGTGTGATCCCTCAAAGGTCAAAGCAACCACAATTGAGTTAGTTGATTGCAATCCCTTAGCTGTCGCTTCTGCCAAGAAATTACGACCTGAATCTGTCTTTAAAGTTCTCTGCCACTCCTCTTTTTGA
- the LOC121749083 gene encoding disease resistance protein RGA5-like, whose protein sequence is MAAYGAAISLKNTIQTILLSYRVSLVPPSPHIIQPVYEAMCRLQKVLLKLDETSCSKIRMKVNDLDERIKEAVWEFEDLLESHVYEQILPQLESERDHHLSFLVDLQTLQQSVDCFIERVEVMEAEFDIELLNMPEEEGEPLSSRIDFHGIDSNMVGLSVEFEAARHYLCVQDGRNWRLHIVGMAGVGKTAFAKNLFDDPSVKSRFELQAWVKVGRKCEFHETLRCILAQVDPNTRDQMLTQGNGDDHEKLVGLLEERLKDKKCLVVLDDVWEWDTQLMDHLPQENVGILITSRQVILESEDGILLRLLNEEESKKLLGKKVFGEDGFPPHLDKLGEKIAKKCEGLPLMIVTVAELLSEEDITPQYWTEPSCCHS, encoded by the exons ATGGCTGCTTATGGCGCTGCGATTTCTCTCAAGAATACGATTCAGACTATTCTACTATCGTATCGCGTTTCACTAgttcctccctctccacatATCATACAACCGGTCTATGAGGCGATGTGTCGCCTTCAGAAAGTTCTGCTAAAATTGGACGAGACGAGCTGCAGCAAGATCAGGATGAAGGTGAATGATTTGGATGAACGAATCAAAGAAGCCGTGTGGGAATTCGAAGACTTGCTAGAATCTCATGTGTATGAACAGATTCTTCCACAACTCGAAAGTGAGAGAGATCATCACTTGTCTTTCTTGGTAGATCTGCAGACTCTTCAACAGAGTGTTGATTGCTTCATCGAGAGGGTAGAGGTGATGGAGGCGGAGTTCGATATTGAACTTCTCAATATGCCTGAAGAAGAAGGCGAACCTCTTTCCTCAAGAATTGATTTTCATGGAATTGACTCAAACATGGTTGGATTATCTGTTGAATTTGAAGCTGCTAGGCATTATCTTTGTGTACAAGATGGAAGGAATTGGCGGCTACATATCGTTGGGATGGCAGGAGTTGGAAAAACAGCATTTGCTAAGAATTTATTTGACGATCCATCAGTTAAGAGCCGTTTCGAGCTTCAAGCATGGGTCAAAGTCGGCAGAAAATGTGAATTCCATGAAACGTTACGATGCATTCTAGCTCAAGTGGATCCAAACACTCGCGACCAAATGCTTACCCAAGGAAACGGCGATGACCATGAGAAATTAGTTGGACTCTTGGAAGAGAGGTTGAAGGATAAGAAATGTCTCGTTGTGTTGGATGATGTATGGGAATGGGATACACAATTAATGGATCACTTGCCACAAGAGAATGTCGGAATCTTGATTACAAGCCGGCAAGTAATTCTAGAATCTGAAGATGGTATTCTACTACGCCTGttgaatgaagaagaaagtaaaaaattactTGGGAAGAAGGTGTTCGGTGAAGATGGTTTCCCTCCTCACCTTGATAAACTAGGCGAGAAGATTGCCAAAAAATGTGAAGGCCTTCCACTAATGATAGTCACAGTTGCAGAGCTCCTATCCGAAGAAGATATAACCCCACAATACTGGACTGAG CCGAGTTGCTGTCACAGTTAA